Proteins encoded together in one Astatotilapia calliptera chromosome 7, fAstCal1.2, whole genome shotgun sequence window:
- the c2cd4a gene encoding C2 calcium-dependent domain-containing protein 4A, with protein sequence MWMVERIRMSVERTSLPTLTAELSYKLGDIMLGEKADKSKRISLCPNIITPDNIPEFCIPPTILSLQEKNTEQSRAARIMKVPPGEGPSPETEMTFHEPFNQHIIQVESVDESPYDGCSDEESTNADPQSQAALSLPHLAKTQTSYGFCTLLESPHTRRKESIFHSDPGSSPLLLPRSRSSMCSKLTPSTSPSSSPSSFSLNSLTSRLSPRGYTLNWQTTLDSDTTSSTESSPFSSPLLARCPAKSSLFKALSHELLLSRNIRKAMVSRNNSLSTDEGSSTDNSPNVMRRASEGLAEGLPSNYSLAPPTIFPMDLILHRERVMKEKMVPIGKEGSLRLSAEYCPDNRRLRVRLISAEGLYPLSVDPKIINCSVSLSLIPGKIQKQRSTVIRKSRNPIFNEDFFFDGISEEDLSQRSLRFKVVNKMSTLKRDYLLGDCDLPLSSIVTL encoded by the coding sequence ATGTGGATGGTGGAGAGGATCCGCATGTCAGTGGAGAGAACTAGCCTGCCTACCTTGACAGCAGAACTCAGCTATAAACTTGGTGACATCATGctgggagaaaaggctgacaAATCCAAACGGATTTCTCTTTGTCCTAATATCATCACCCCTGACAACATCCCAGAATTCTGCATTCCCCCAACGATCCTGTCCTTGCAGGAGAAGAACACGGAGCAAAGCCGAGCAGCTCGCATTATGAAGGTGCCTCCAGGTGAAGGACCCAGCCCTGAGACGGAGATGACGTTTCATGAGCCGTTCAACCAACACATTATTCAGGTAGAAAGTGTGGATGAGAGCCCCTACGATGGCTGCAGTGATGAAGAGAGCACCAATGCAGACCCTCAGAGCCAGGCTGCCTTATCGCTTCCACACTTAGCCAAAACCCAGACCAGCTATGGCTTTTGCACTTTACTAGAGAGCCCCCACACAAGAAGAAAGGAGTCAATTTTCCATTCTGATCCAGGCTCTTCTCCCCTGCTGCTGCCCAGAAGTCGATCCAGCATGTGTTCCAAACTCACCCCCTCCACCtcgccctcctcctctccttcctccttcAGCCTTAACAGCCTGACCTCCAGGCTTTCCCCAAGAGGCTACACCCTAAACTGGCAGACCACTCTAGACAGTGATACCACTTCCTCTACTGAATCCTCTCCTTTCAGCTCGCCGCTGCTGGCCAGGTGCCCTGCCAAGTCTTCCCTCTTCAAAGCGCTGAGCCATGAACTGCTGTTGTCAAGGAACATAAGGAAAGCAATGGTGTCTAGGAACAATTCCCTGTCCACAGATGAAGGCAGCTCCACCGACAACAGCCCCAATGTCATGAGGAGGGCATCAGAGGGGTTGGCTGAAGGGCTGCCCAGCAACTACAGCCTGGCACCACCCACCATTTTCCCCATGGACTTGATTCTGCATAGAGAGAGGGTCATGAAGGAAAAAATGGTGCCCATTGGAAAAGAGGGCAGTCTGAGACTCTCAGCAGAATACTGTCCAGATAACCGAAGACTGCGAGTTCGACTCATCAGTGCAGAGGGCCTTTATCCTCTGTCTGTAGACCCCAAGATTATCAACTGTAGTGTCAGCCTGTCTCTGATTCCCGGAAAAATCCAGAAGCAACGCAGCACTGTCATCAGAAAGAGCCGTAATCCGATCTTCAATGAGGATTTCTTCTTTGATGGTATCTCAGAGGAAGACCTCAGCCAGCGGTCCCTTCGCTTTAAAGTCGTGAACAAAATGTCCACTCTGAAAAGAGACTATCTGCTTGGTGATTGTGATTTGCCTCTTTCAAGCATTGTAACCTTATAA